GACCTTGTCGGCGCCGGCGCGCAGCAGCGCGTCGACGTCGGCGACGCTGCGGACCCCGCCGCCCACGGTCAGCGGGATGAACACCTGCTCGGCGGTGTGGCGCACCACGTCGAGCATGGTGGCCCGTCCGGACGACGACGCGGTGACGTCGAGGAAGGTCAACTCGTCGGCGCCCTCGGTGTCGTAGCGGGCGGCCAGCTCCACCGGGTCGCCGGCATCACGCAGGTTTGCGAAGTTGACCCCCTTGACCACTCGGCCGTCGTCGACATCTAGGCACGGAATCACTCGCACCGCAACATCATTGGCCTTCGTTGTCTCGGTGGTCATCTCAGTAGTCCTTCGGCTCGCCGACGAGCTGGAGCACCTCGAGGATCTGGTCGTGGATGCCCGGGGCGGCGGCCAGTGCGGAGCGTGACGTTGCGGTCCAGGGTCGGCCGGCCAGATCGGTGACGACGCCGCCGGCGGCGCGCACCAGCGCCACCCCGGCGGCGTGGTCCCAGATGTGGTCGCCGAAACTAAGTGCCCCGCCGAAGATCCCGTCGGCCACATAGGCCAAGTCGATCCCGGTGGCGCCGTGCATCCGGGGCCGGGAGGTGACCCGGCTGAGTTGTTCGAGTACGGCCAGCCGGTAGCGACCCGGATACCGGCCGCGCCAGTCGACGTTGAACGTGCCGATGCCCACGATCGCCTCATCGAGGCGCCCGGCGGGCAGTGCCGGTTGAGCCTGCCCGTTGCGCATCAACGGCCCGTCGGCCACGGCCGTGTAGGACTGACCGGTGAACGGGATCCAGGTCAGTCCGGCCACCGGCTCTCCGTCACGCAGCAGGCCGAGCAGGATCGCCGCCATCGGTGAACCGGCCGCGTAGTTGAACGTGC
This sequence is a window from Mycolicibacillus parakoreensis. Protein-coding genes within it:
- a CDS encoding inositol monophosphatase family protein is translated as MAADTNDLTALVSTASRILDGVCEPFLSGYRSAAAVHKSGNDFATEVDLAIEREVSAALVAETGIGVHGEEFGGPPIDSPLVWVIDPIDGTFNYAAGSPMAAILLGLLRDGEPVAGLTWIPFTGQSYTAVADGPLMRNGQAQPALPAGRLDEAIVGIGTFNVDWRGRYPGRYRLAVLEQLSRVTSRPRMHGATGIDLAYVADGIFGGALSFGDHIWDHAAGVALVRAAGGVVTDLAGRPWTATSRSALAAAPGIHDQILEVLQLVGEPKDY